Part of the Mercenaria mercenaria strain notata chromosome 8, MADL_Memer_1, whole genome shotgun sequence genome is shown below.
cgtgacgtcaatattgcagtattttaatgaaaatgtacaCCAGAATGTCTACAAAAGTCTTTCATATGAATGTATGATTACTGATTGTATATTTCTTAGTGTATGATTCTTCAGGGATATGCCTTGTGTCATATATTATGGTCGCTCGAACGACATCTGGGATTTGCCGCCCTCACATGCGAACGAGGACGACATTTCATTCTACCTGCTGCCGCCAATAAAATACCCGGAtggtaaattaatatatttattgaaatagaTTAATGACTTTATAATCGCCACAATCATGATTAGCCTAAAAAATGCCGTCTTGTATGATTGTAGAGTCTATATTTTGCCAACGCTCCTTGTGGTAAGAGATATTGTAATGGAAATAAAACAAAGATAAGGAAGTTTGTACTTTCATACCAAGTATTGGTCAATATGGACTCTTGAACTTTTCGACTTGTGCAGAACAAAGTGTTTGTATGATAAGCATCAAGAAATTGGTTTTGCTAGGTTGTCGCCAAAACAGGTCAATATTACTGGAACGAGCTGGGTACCTTAGGTTCTTTGCCGCCAGTTGCCTTTGCCATCTTACTCAGCTGTGTTTGGagatacaagagctgtccgtacgACAGCCAATGCTCGGCTGTTTGAATTGTTTTTCCAGAAGCAGGACTATTACcccaaatgttaaaatatctgtagAGTTTCACTTCAGtccaaaagggtcataatttggccaaaatacgtgtcagagttatgagaattgATGCTTTcgcctagttttataaccttgaagaCACCAGTgcatgaagtttcaaatcaatatttgcattagtcatgcaaaactttaaccaggattttccaagtccaaaaggaggcataatttggccaaaatacatgtcagagttataggactatTATAGAGCTATTtgctcctttccccttgcatttgcgctccccgTTTTCTTTGGCATtccctccccctttactatgaATTAGTTTTCGTgctccccccccacccctcttcctttattttggctgccggaatcctaaggcggtacacgattgttttttcctgcttataggtgtgtgcgtgtgtgtctaaagcggtgccctacagtgttcttgtatcttacttgtctgtttttctatgttagttagttgggtgtggttgcgtttatctttggtacatgaatgtctgctctattgtggtttacgttgtagtatgactgtgattaaggaacgtagcattccctttgtatattcatccttgttctaccttccccttcaacctcctcccccaccccactttttaccccttaccacttcctccccctctatctatatttcaaattggcataaatttatatgtacttgttagatttttgaagcaacccgtctttaatacttttccgttacagtttctttttgttgtgggcctacttcgcaaatgcgtggctctgaggctgtgttttagtgctctgtgcttccgagaaatctacccttacctattatcttttgaaatgatagctttacatattttacatacaaaactttaacaaaggtgtgacgccaacgccaacgCTGATGCCGAGGTGAGTACAATAGCTCGAACTATTCTTAGAATATTGTAGAGCTAAATACTGAAATACTGTCAAAATTGTCAAAAATCATCCTACGGTTTGGAGACATGGGATATATCTCATTATCACTTAATTTCTAGGACTTTGCTTGAATTGTATATCACACAAGCTTGATGGTGAACACATCCTGCCTGGCTACTACAGTAGTGATGTCTTGTTCAGTTTAACACTAGATATGGACATAGAAACAGGCGAGAAGAGCGTGAATGCATTAGTTATTATATCTGGGCGGAAAATAATACTGAGGTTTTTATACTTCTATTGTAGATCGGTATTACATAAAACTTGGATTCCTTGGTGCCTGTGCTGCACAGATGAGGTCATTGGCCGATGTGAAGCTGTGGTTTGAAAAAGGGGATTCGGTATGGGCTGAACACGTGACCAAATTTACTGCCTCACTGTTTAaaggttaaaaatatttaataataattttttgtaGTTTGAACAATTAGCACTTGAAAATGAAAAGTGACTGTGTATGGATAATGCGTGTTGTGTTGTGTATTAAAGTCTGCAGAAGCCCCCGGGAATGTTTGTGTCCGAAAATGAAGTTCGAGGTCACAAAGTAATCCCAAGGGCTTCGGCAGACGTTAATGCACAAagaacaaacgtgtattgtcgctattcttgcataaaaacataacACGAAGACTAaaagtattgttttcatatgtgattaTTTTACGATTCTGGTACAATTTTAATTCCCATTCTGTTGTTGTTGGAAATGATTAACATATTTTAGATATCCAAAACCGGGGCCcataaatcaacatttttttaacgattttttctcatttctcggtatcacaaacattacattacccataattttgcatattacttaACAATTCGGTAAACAGGgacacaatttgaaaaataataattttacattcaagttattttgagtacgaacacttATTTAGTGTATGGATTAGTGCGACAATTAAGCTTTCAAAATTTACAAGAATTCTTAGAGATTAATCATCGACTGATACTTCCCAATATCATTgctatgattcctaaaaacaaacattcgcacaagttacacgcgattaaATACATTCACGTTTATCGAAAACtggatgcccacgggcaacatgtcgagcacgccctttgacccctaactgtgaccttgacctttgagataggaacctggggtttgcacatgacactccgtctcattcatgccaaatataaacaagattcctcaatgcatgtcaaaattataggccggacaagatctgacaagACCTTTaacctcaaactgtgaccttgacctttgagataggaacctgggatttgcgcatgacattccatctctttgaggttaacattcatgccaaatataaacaagactgctccatgcatgtcaaagttatggtccggacaaacaaatccggacggacggacgcacgcacatacaccgaacagccatttggacgactatgtcttcgcttccgcaagcgggctcgacaaaaatggaGCCGATGTTCAGTTTGAAAGGGAGTAAATAGAGTGAGAAGCTAGTAAGCACACTGTTGACTCGGTGGGTAGTTCCTcgataccgcatgttcacgcgacATTAATATATCGTCTGcatatgacgctacaacaacaacttcgcactgaagttaattattcttcaaaatcagTGGAAATTAACCGTCTGAGAAagtatcaaatttttttttacaaaaatgaaataaatatcattcaaaagataaattcattgAGAGTAGGAAATCAATTGCACCTAAGTTTTCATATCAATGATTTTATACAACAAATTGCttttaagaaacgcatgtatgagatttttacacattttacatgaaaaatagaacggaaaaaatgacgaaatgatggcattaaacaTCATGTTAGGAACGAATCAAAACTTCatgataaagataaaatttaatttagaaataccgtgtgatgaatcaaatgttgaactttggtaatatttttgcacctaaggcttcttacttttgaaattttgttattaagtaaaatgtgtacatgcccttcttatttctatatagaaaatctgaccggattattggccggaggaatattctccGGTATGTTGGGTTTGGTAACCAATACCTCAAAACATACCATCAGATTGCATATTTTATGCTACAAAATGATGTTATtgtggaagaaacaagacgcagataccagatgtccaTCTGTCTGATCTGAGcatatacgtccctggcaaagcattaaaaaaaaacacaagagtgccagactgtcaaaaaacacgcccgtctaaatattcagttacgtatcataaaggtaataatgttaaTATTGTATGccttaattcaagggccataatccaagagtgcctgggacgatttgggtggttatcgaacttggtcgagatattatgcccacaaattgGTGATCGGATGAAAACAGTTCGACTTAGAAAGCGGACAcgctttggacgccgaccgcccgtcccccacgggtgttcacataatacgccccgctctttcagagacgggcgtataaaaatcatgtattaacagcacgtgaactgcCTTTTTTGTACACGATTTTcactcccgttaatacatggacGGATCaggtgaaaaaaaaacccaggtttttatgcaagaagaatgtaaagaGCATGCAAAATAAGTTATTTGAGGTTAGGTAAAAGATTTTGCTTTCATATGTAAACAtgagtctgtaaataaaatatatcaaatgatgGCTCAATATATACTGATATTGTTTAGTGTGtacgtttgatttttttctcatgatcatttttttcaaacttgcaggAGTTAAGTTCAATTCCTGGCATGCTGACAGTTGTGTTATAACGGAAACGCCTACTGCACGTCCATATATAGACATGGTACATGCCCAACTGGGCGTGGCTATTGGTGGAAACGGTTACGCAGCAAAATCGAGTGACGAGATTGGTCGACTGGCTGCTTCTATGGTGACTGATAATTGGGACTCTGAACTACCAAGAGAGATTTTCAAACTGAACCATTTATCACATTCAAATAAATCGACTTTTACAAGCCTTTTAGGAAAGCTGTAATCGAAGCTGAGTAAAAGATTCATCGGTCTTTATGTTCATGCAGGTTGCAAGAAAGGAAGAGATTGACAGAGACAATTCAGTCCTATTATATGCGCATAAATATTTGCTCGCAAAGCTgttaaataatactaaatatacGTACACCTACTAGTATTTGGAACATCAAAATTTGTCAACGTTGCGAATTACGTCATGAATCATTAaagagctgcgccatgagaaaaccaacatagtgcgtttgcgagtagcatggctccagaccagcctgcgcatccgcgcagtctggttaggatccatgctgttcgcttttaaagcctattgcaattagagaaaccgttagcgaacagcatggatcctgaccagactgcgcggatgcgcaggccggtctggagccatgctggtcgcaaatgcactaagttAGTTTTCTCACgacgcggctcatttattctTTGGCGCCGAAAAACGTTGATATTAAAAATCACTACCATTCGTTGTAGTAATAAACCATCACATTActaataatttttgcaaaattatgctaTGAATATTCCTTGTGTCTGTTATCTTTGATAATAGGTTTTGCTTAGCTAAGACCAAAATAGttaaacaagttttatatttttttccatttttgataGCGTCATGATGACTTGTTTTGATACAAGTTTATTTCCAGCGTGAGATGAACACCAGAGTGAgatgaacaccagatgcaatagtTTCTATGCCTAAGCATTAGTTTCTTGGGCGGTAGAGCAAGAAGTGAATATGTAAAATCTGGTGTTCATGAGTAAAAGACGTACATTTTCTAACACAAGACAAAAATCCTTGTactcatttgagccgcgccatgagaaaaccaagacagtgtctttgcgaccagcatggatcctgaccagactgtgcggatgtgcagtctggtcaggatccatgctgttcgctaacggtttctctaactgcaataggctttaaaagcaaccagcatggatcctcaccagactgcgcggatgtgcaggctgggctggatccatgctggtcgcaaagccactatgttggttttctcatggcgcggctcattttatttttctCAGTGATAATTTGCCCATGCCTACTAGTGAAAAGCATGTTTAATTTTGTTCGCATTGTATATCAATGAAaagtacatttgatatttttctggaGTTATAACTAGATATCATTTATACTCCAACCACTCTCTAAAAACATGTACAATGTCATTAAAGCACTTCAGTATTCCTCGATTATTTTACCTACTCAAAGGGCAAGAACTGGCCTTCTTTAAATGCAAGAACGATTGGCcattgtatattttatgttctaGCGTGTAGAACACATACTAGTGACAACACTACATACATTATATAATCTGACTGTCACTTGGAACTATCGAAACCGTCTTTATATTTTTCTAATCCTCGCTCCAGGGCGTCAAAATCCACTCGGTGTTTAAACAGGAATTCTTCATAGATATGAAACACTGGAATATCGTATTTGTACATCTCATACCACTTTTCGTTCTCCGGTAAGGTGATGTTGACGTCCTCCAGtataaactgaaattaaaaagatTCAAGTGTTTACCCTACAAGCATATTACATTGTTAGTACTTCAAAAGCAGATAAATTGTTCTTCCATGTATGAAATTGCCATTGACAGAAAGACCCGCATTCATTGCCTAGTCTGCTATGTAGACCGCACTTTTTGATAATGCTTTTCATTCTGTAGTTAGCTTATTTAAACAACTGAAGTGTTTCTGAACCTTTATTTGTTTGGAAAGTTAGGCCGCGATCAAAACTGCATTTTATCGAATTTTGAATTTAATTCCGAGACGTgcgacaaaaaaaaatgcaactgtATACTTTGATTTTGCAATTATACGTGTATTTTCTTGCAGCTGTCGTTGTTTTGTAGACGGTTTTAATAATGTTGATATAACTTGTACCCAATCCCTATTTTATAGCGGAATAACTTTATGGAATGTTTTCCAATGCACATGTCTGTATTGCTTAATTTCAAATCATCGGAAGAAAGTTATGGTAAATAAATGAGCAGAATGGGCATCCAGAGGCACGTAACCCCTATTAGATATATGCCGCCTCCGTCGATAACATTCTCCTTggattaaataattatataatgtattttgaagatttttctattcaaGTTTAGCGGACTTAGACCTTCTTGGATGAAGATTGCCCAAAGAATATCTTTGTGAAATTTATCATGATTTGAACTATTTCATACGATAAAGAAAAAGGTGACCCCATCCTCGACATTCTTCAAAGAGAATAAAGAGGGTCTCACAAGAAACATTCAAAGTCGGACCAGCGGTTGAGTAGAAGGTGTTGATATTTTCTCATTTGCAGCTCACTCAGCCCCTTCGTGCAAACAAGTGGAGCCGTTAAAACAACTTTAGAAAATGATCATCCAAGAAACATCAaggtcaagtttcatcaacttccaccagtTACAGAGGAGATATCGTTCGAAGAAATAATTAACGGACGAACGACATCATACGCTCGAGCGACGGACGTTGAATGATCGCAATGATAGCTCACCATGAGTACGATGTTCTCCGGCGGGCAAATCAACAAAATTACTTGCTGCCATCATCAATATTCGTGCACCAGAATTTGGATGTCTATATGGGTCTATTGATTAATCTAGCcgatatatattatacaaaaatgttttaaagatacatttaaaaatgGCGTATATTTAGTTACAAAACATCTGTGCGAAAcggtaaaatttgtaaaaagaaaagatGTTTCTCTTGCAGCAGCCCTTTAACTTACAGGTCATGGTACTGATTTAGTAAACACTTAATCAAAACACCTTATTACTTTTAACcaagcaaaatatgaaaacatcgAACTCAGAAACGCCGGCGTCAATGGTGGAAAGACTAGTCGATATTCACAAATGATCACAAACTATACTTACCCTATGCATGTATGGTTTCAATGCCTCCTTCGCTTCGTCACATAAAGTGCAGCCATCTTTTGTAAACAGATAAATAATTGGCAATTTCTTGCCTGTGGAAAGTTCTCGGAACTCACACTCCGTCTTTGGTATTCTAACAACACGGTCCCATTGTCCTCCTGCTGGAATACTTTGTCTAATAAAAAACACTTGCCGTGATGTAAGTCTAGACGATTTTGAAACACATCGAAAATTGTTTGTAGCAGTCACATTCAGGAGGTGTTCATTAGGAGTTTGGGTGCACTGGCCACAGACACGAGTAAGAAGTCTAGAGGACACGGCTCTCTTAAAAGAAATCCACTCGGGAATCTTTAACATCTTGTGCTCCAAAGCTGGAAAAGGGTAAAGAAAAAAACCACTTTAATACTTTATGTTGCAGTTTCTGGATATAACATTTCCTTATTTTGCCTTACACTGCATTATACGTGTTATACGCCCTCTACACCGTCAGATATATTCGTATGTGAGTTAGTGGTTCCAATTTAATTATATCGACTtatcaagggggggggggggggggcatagtGCTAGTGCTAGTGCTTGCAACAGAAATggaataatgttaactttctggTGTAAACCTGCATGACTGTTAAAGTCACCTTGAAAATAGTCCCAATATAGACATCGAGATTTATTTGACAAGTTCAGGccttattttaattatttcattcgCACAGGTCTTGTTCTATATACATCATGTACATGATACCATCGTCCGGCGTATTATTGTCACTGATCGACGCATGTTTAGTGTGAGTGTTTGTCTAAGATACAGATGCATTTAAAAACGTCCAGTACGAAGTCAGTCTATCGCAATGCTACAAACTGTACCTCCCCCTTAAAACTATCTGGCGATGGAAAGTCTATCACTTTCTGTGGTACGCTCCTTTATCAGCCTTGAGAatatagtgagtaggttataggaaaagatgtttccttttgtgaagaaagcaccaaacttcgtatacaactattttgaagtatgctgaatccaaaaaaaggaggagacacgcacTTCGCCAACCTTAagtagcttaaaatgaggccccaaaaagggaccctttattttatttttttaatcatatatttttgaaagccatgtccaaaaggttaatttataacctaaataagtaaatattattgttataatatttatttagttacattttatacacattgaATATATAGGACACGGACAAATGACATAAATGAGGGCCTAAAAGggggaaattgtttaaaaatctcatTTACAGGATTTTTAAGTGTGAACATTAatatcactcaggtaaacaaaactaattttagtattaaattatatcaaattattatttagacattctttacattttgaggttcattaagaaGGTTCATTATTGAAAACAGCACTGGTAGATTAACCTTTGTACGTTgtttgaaccaacgaccttccttTTGATCTGACAACATCTTTACCACTAGACGGTCTCTCCCACTGAATCCCTCCACAgagcttataactataaacatttctagTGCTGTGATTTACAACAGACATCCTAAGAAcacaaataaaaatttgtttaagatgaaaatataatacagaaataaagaaagtcatgCCAAATAGAGTTAGAtgaaaatttttgaaggtaaagattaatcgattagtttataaacaatgtctccttaaaatatactgagcAACAGTTATCTTAAATATTAAGCCTTTGACAAACAACGAAATAGTATATTTTCTGTCTTAAGTTCCAAATCGGCctatataatgatatcatgtatctgataaagaaatgatcattCAGAACGTTGTACTTGTGGGTCAGACTTGAGTATACTATGCATCTCGGTATGGCCAATGGAGCCCATTCAGCACGGATAAAATGACTATTGCAGGCCAtcctagttataatcatagctgatatgtaCTCTTTGTCCAATACAGTCAGGATACCctaaacaacttttaattttaggcgTAACAACCCTTTTAATATTCAACTAACACTGTAATagatttgccagtatttcactctctagcacacatgtcttcaaaaCGTCTAAGTACACAGAATTGGCTCGTTACATTTTATCTGCCTTTTTATGTATTATTgtagttacattgatgagtttcctccaacctatagcagctaattatgaagcgTATTACGTAATTAAAGCCCAAATACCTGTTCTCCTGACCATTTCCAGTTAACAGGATTAGCGCTGTCAATGTATGCTGtaaatgcctgtctacaacctgcttgatacaatgttATTTGCTACATTAGTACATACGTGAATATATCTTATGGGGTTGATTTCAATACGTCTAactgtttaagaaaatatattctctggcttcattttgatattcctttgcatgatagaacaacctatTCTTCCAGTTGTCATGTGAGCTTCTTGAATCTTTTAACATGGCATAGCCATAAGTAAAGATATCTTATGCCttgcaaacgtattgagacagAATCACAACCAAATAATGcattacaaaaaaatgttagCTTTAAGTCAAAGTCtactttgtccttgtttttatgccaaaaagacgGCTTACTACATTattagtcagcatgtaccagaactgtttgGAACGGCTAAATCaagctacagctaacaactagcaaactgttttactatagaaaataacGGTGTGCATCAGTATTGGTTGCTCGTAACATCATCCCTTGGTGGTTTTGATTTTATGCATCTGCGACATACAAATTTGTACCATGTCGCAAACCAGTCAGTGCACCATGtgttgtgacttcaaacttttggtcatgttataaacaaaagtatcaagctgtaagtcagtaaatggtgccagataaaattctagttcctgaaggaaatagacagcatgaaaatatctaaactacctgatgttcacatttctaatatttataatatGAAGCCGTGCTTGGGGAGATacattaaggtatgaacatactaaatagctggccttctttattctagatagaATTGACAgatttcaaatggctacagcacagagcaggacccgttttaaatgtctgtagcttacatttttacattttcttaaagaatattgtcaatgCTGAAAAAAAGCACCAAAAGAAAATTGGGGTTTATGTACTTCAGTAAAACAAACCAACTACGATATCAACTAAAAATGATTCCCCAAATTGTATGACTTACATTTCCATAGTAAATCTGTTATGCTATCATATGTTTGcgaaaatgcttcctatatgTCAATGATAGATttgttatgtgatttcagcaaaaaaaaaattgtaacaagGAAGGAATAAAGCTGTACAGAGCAAAGAAGGAGGACTCTTTGAATGCGCAATTTTGGCGACTATCATGATATTTTTCCGCGccagttttctatttagtgtctgtacaCCTTAActgtgacccttgcattgcttaattctgttgaatctggactgaccagtaatgacacttgaTTTTCATTGCTATGTACACTTCACAAAACcaattaaatgccagtgcaataacacattcatgtaaaagaaatataaatttgtcaaacaaatgtattacagAAGAACTGGGAAATCTATTACCCctcttagatatctattgaaagggtgtaaatatcagtttcttttattttatgggtctttggatgagtcatttgatttgaaaacatgattatgtcatatactgttatgtaacatacaaaaatgatccattgaaggaactctttttgatataaatctattGTCCTGATAAATATATAGGTTACCTCATGGACCTAAACAATTgaatactttttacttttttgatagtttatacataagacccatgaattctgtttctttacttatgtttagttcagtaatatgacattttaacgattgaaatagataaatttgcccttaaaatgtgagTTTTAACAATTTCCCCTTGAAGGGCctcatattatttttcctgagtcatgtatattgaatgtgtataaaacaaatgtaattgaataaaatttgtgtCAAGAGTTATAACTGGTTGaggtaatgaattaacattttttaaattgttctagatatatttgattgaaataaacaaaaggtAGTTCCCATTTGGGCcctcatgttttggtctattcaagccaacaaatcgtacatgtagtccatttctgattcagtatactttataatgttagatacaaactttcatgctttcttcataagaaacatcttttcatacacagttttgaaattaagcattatagtaaaatctgattacctctctttttagtatgtatcttgagaaataagagTACTTTGTGGTAAACTtcatatatttgtcaataccaaatggtttgTTATCTATGCTAGTGGTATGTaatccatgtttagatcatatgaaacattactttatagataaatttcaatttaatgaaaaaattatttcttttcaagacatttttacctcccttttctaaattgatttaaaaggaggttccagtgcagatatagcgtgtctcctcctcttgtaggatttgagATACCTTAACGTAagttcatgcaaaatttggtgctttcttcacaaacgggaacatctttgccattttttgttccatatcttactcaCTAATATACTTCTTCACACTGATATGAAAATACATTGTAATATTCGACCGATGCGTGGGAGAGTATTTCTGTGCATGGATGTTCAAGAACCTGGTGTTGTCTTAGAAGGGGATTCCGGCCGAGTAAAGGAAATCAAGTAGGTCTGTATCTGGCCACGAGCTCTTATTAAAGTCATCTGGATGAGGCTGATGGTAGAGACATCGACAATGTGGTATTCGATTCTCTAAATCGTGGCATCATTGCAAAGTTAGGCCATTGAAACTGTAATTAAGAAaccaagagcaccgccttgcgggtggaGACGctcctctgatttttttttggtcTCTGTATATTACCCTACcataattttctaagttcaaaaagagccataactcttgcaaaaagtaATGTAGAGTTATAGTACatgttgtacagagtcagcttttaatggcgaataactgctacaagttttaaagcaatagctttgaccattaaggagaaaagttgacctaaacataaaacttaagcaagaaatctgatattttctaagtccaaaaggggtcataattcttgcaaaaagcaggatggagtaatgtttcttgttgtatagagtcagcttttgatagggaacaagtgttgcaagttttaaagcaagacttaaacacaaaacttaatcaagaaatctgatattttataagtccaaaaggggccataactcttgcaaaaagaaggatgAAGTTATATTTcctgctg
Proteins encoded:
- the LOC123566436 gene encoding uncharacterized protein LOC123566436; translation: MLKIPEWISFKRAVSSRLLTRVCGQCTQTPNEHLLNVTATNNFRCVSKSSRLTSRQVFFIRQSIPAGGQWDRVVRIPKTECEFRELSTGKKLPIIYLFTKDGCTLCDEAKEALKPYMHRFILEDVNITLPENEKWYEMYKYDIPVFHIYEEFLFKHRVDFDALERGLEKYKDGFDSSK